Proteins from a single region of Schistocerca gregaria isolate iqSchGreg1 chromosome 3, iqSchGreg1.2, whole genome shotgun sequence:
- the LOC126356096 gene encoding peritrophin-1-like, translated as MFTMKYTALVAAFVVLAVTCVAGRSALRDVPECPPPQPGVSLNITFYPNDEECNKYWECDNGNLYNGTCPEGLVWNPNVDSCDFPFNYNCTSGKQAATGSHQAEDAVSAESAGVTCPAPGAHGSRSLTFIPHEDDCGRYWRCDNGLLFAEECPEGQVWVDKMKTCDWELMYPCEKIPKSERWWSWVAVKRRTILIPEPIKKLAERKRSHAPASSS; from the coding sequence ATACAGCGCTGGTGGCAGCGTTTGTGGTGCTTGCAGTCACGTGCGTGGCTGGTCGTAGCGCCCTGCGGGACGTCCCCGAGTGCCCGCCTCCACAGCCAGGCGTGTCGCTCAACATCACGTTCTACCCTAACGACGAGGAGTGCAACAAGTACTGGGAGTGCGACAACGGGAACCTCTACAACGGCACCTGCCCCGAGGGCCTCGTGTGGAACCCTAACGTCGACTCCTGCGACTTCCCTTTCAATTACAACTGCACCAGCGGCAAGCAGGCTGCGACCGGGTCCCACCAGGCAGAGGACGCGGTGAGCGCCGAGTCTGCCGGCGTCACCTGCCCGGCGCCGGGCGCCCACGGCAGCCGCAGCCTCACCTTCATCCCACACGAGGACGACTGCGGCAGGTACTGGAGGTGCGACAACGGCCTGTTGTTCGCAGAGGAGTGCCCGGAGGGCCAGGTCTGGGTGGACAAGATGAAGACCTGCGACTGGGAGCTCATGTATCCCTGTGAGAAAATTCCCAAATCTGAGCGCTGGTGGTCTTGGGTAGCTGTCAAGAGGCGTACGATCCTGATACCTGAGCCTATCAAGAAGTTGGCTGAAAGAAAACGCAGTCACGCGCCAGCCTCGTCATCATAA